The sequence below is a genomic window from Mycobacterium sp. ITM-2016-00316.
ACGGTCGCCGATCACGACGCGGGCGCCGCGGGCGAGTAGGGCCTTGGCGGTGGCATAACCGATACCGCGGGCCGCGCCGGTGATCGCGATGGTCTTGCCGCTGATGTTGTCCATGGCGGCGAACTTTACACGTGTCAAGTTTTTCGCGAAAGTGGCCTCAGGGGGTGAGCCACAGGTCGACGCCCTCGGTGCTGAACAGGTGCAGCAGGGTGCTCCACAGCTGATCGCCGACGGCGCTCTTGACCTGCCGGTAGGACGTCATGACGAATCGGAATCCGCCGTCCTCGGGGGTGCCGAAGCCACCGCGTAGGCAGTCGGCCAACGCGTCCAGGTTGGACCCGAAATAGCCGCCGTCACCGTTGACCGCACGACCGATCTCGGCATAGAAGTCCGGCGTCGAGGTGATCTGGGAGCCGTCGATCCGGTAGGTCTTCATGCGATTCCGATCAGGCAGAAGGATTCGTAGTGGTCGTCGGTGTAATAGAAATCCGGAGGGTCGCCGCCGGCGACGATGCGACGCGTCCCGCGGTGGTGCAGTCCGGGGGTCGGCACGGTGTACTCGCGGTAGTAGCCACGCTCGTGCTCGGGCAGTCGGCCCTCGTAGTTACCGAAGATGGCCCCGTCATTGCGCCGATGCGGGAACGGCCCGCCGGCTTCGATGAGGTCCACGGTGGCCGCGACCTCCGGCGGCAGGCCGGCCAATGAGCATTCGCCCGCGGGTGTGCAGCCGGCGATCAGCCCACACAGCAGTGCGGTCGCCATCACCATGCGCATGAGCCATGACGCTAGCAACCTGGGCCCATTTTCGATCATGCTGAGCTGATACCCCCGCCCGGAATGCGAGACGGCTGGGCACGTTGGACATTGAAGTGATGGTAGGAGCATTGGTGGAATCTCTGCGCTTTGTCGCGGTGGAACAGACCGACCCGCTGGCGGAGCCGCTGCTCGCCGAACTGACCGTCGAATACGCGCAGCGCTACGGCGGTACCGAAGCCGGCGTGGCGGCCTGGCTGCGGGGTCACCCAGCCGAGGAATTCGCCGCACCGCACGGCGCACTGCTGATCGGGCTGCTCGGTGGGCAGCCCGTGACCGGCGGGGCGTTCCAGCGCTTCGATGCCGACACCGCCGAACTCAAGCGGATCTGGACCGACAGTGGGTACCGGCAGCGTGGCTACGCCAAGGCACTGCTGGTGGCGCTGGAGGCGGTGATCGCCGAACGCGGCTACCGGCGCATCTACCTGACCACCGGGGACCGCCAGCCCGAGGCGGAGGCACTCTACGAATCGGCCGGCTACAGCAGGCTGGCCGAACCGCTGCCCGCGGAAGGTCACATCCATCCGATCGCCTTCCAGAAGGTACTGAGATGAGCGTTCCGCTTTCCGTACTGGATCTCGCGCCGATCAGCGCCGGCAGTGACGCCCCGACCGCGCTGCGCAACACCGTCGACCTCGCCCAGCATGCCGAGCAGTGGGGCTATCGCCGCTTCTGGGTGGCCGAGCACCACTATGTCGCGGTCGCCAGTTCGTCCCCGGCCGTGCTGATCGGCCAGATTGCGGCCGCCACCAACACCATTCGCGTCGGTGCGGCCGCGGTGCAGCTCGGCCACACCACCGCCATCGCGGTGGTGGAGAGCTTCGCGACCCTGGACGCCTTCCACCCGGGGCGTATCGACCTCGGGGTGGGCCGCTCCGGGCAGCGCCGCACCGAGGCGATCAGGGAGAAGCCCCGCGCACCGAAACCGCCGCGGGAATGGCATGAGGTCGACGGTGTCGTGGTCCCCGCACCGTTCGACGTCTCGGTTCTGATGCGCGACCCGCGCCTCAAAGCGACCATGGCGACATTGCAGCAACCCGAAGCCGTCGCACCGGATTTCGCCGAGCAGGTCGCCGACATCCTGGCCCTGCTGAACGGCACGTATCAGGCCGGCGGGTTCGAGGCGCATGCCACGCCCGGGGAGGGCACCGCGCTGCGTCCCTGGGTGTTCGGCAGC
It includes:
- a CDS encoding LLM class flavin-dependent oxidoreductase, whose protein sequence is MSVPLSVLDLAPISAGSDAPTALRNTVDLAQHAEQWGYRRFWVAEHHYVAVASSSPAVLIGQIAAATNTIRVGAAAVQLGHTTAIAVVESFATLDAFHPGRIDLGVGRSGQRRTEAIREKPRAPKPPREWHEVDGVVVPAPFDVSVLMRDPRLKATMATLQQPEAVAPDFAEQVADILALLNGTYQAGGFEAHATPGEGTALRPWVFGSSRGQSARVAGAQGLPFVAAYHIAPATAFEAIEAYRKAFQPSKVLAEPYVVVSADVLAADDHATAQQLAGSFGHWVHSVRAAGGAAPYPDPDTVPPLTDQQRELVKDRLATQFVGDADEVAQRLSDLQRVTGADELVITSVAYRHEDRLRSHELVAKAWTGS
- a CDS encoding GNAT family N-acetyltransferase; protein product: MVESLRFVAVEQTDPLAEPLLAELTVEYAQRYGGTEAGVAAWLRGHPAEEFAAPHGALLIGLLGGQPVTGGAFQRFDADTAELKRIWTDSGYRQRGYAKALLVALEAVIAERGYRRIYLTTGDRQPEAEALYESAGYSRLAEPLPAEGHIHPIAFQKVLR
- a CDS encoding ribonuclease domain-containing protein, producing MRMVMATALLCGLIAGCTPAGECSLAGLPPEVAATVDLIEAGGPFPHRRNDGAIFGNYEGRLPEHERGYYREYTVPTPGLHHRGTRRIVAGGDPPDFYYTDDHYESFCLIGIA
- a CDS encoding barstar family protein; this translates as MKTYRIDGSQITSTPDFYAEIGRAVNGDGGYFGSNLDALADCLRGGFGTPEDGGFRFVMTSYRQVKSAVGDQLWSTLLHLFSTEGVDLWLTP